From a single Apostichopus japonicus isolate 1M-3 chromosome 12, ASM3797524v1, whole genome shotgun sequence genomic region:
- the LOC139977137 gene encoding succinate dehydrogenase [ubiquinone] cytochrome b small subunit B, mitochondrial-like, producing MTSSLLRSRALLLGPRLMTHHFIKPGQRPVLATTIHTTHENNAPGSGLLASTHWNAERLVSVGLIGIIPAAFCIQHPAMDYALAASLVIHGHWGIEQVVTDYVHGETLPKVANAALFAFSALTFAGLSYFNYNDVGLTKAVLMLWSSST from the exons ATGACGTCGAGTTTACTACGTTCTCGAG CCCTTTTATTGGGACCAAGGTTGATGACTCATCACTTTATAAAACCTGGACAGAGGCCAGTTCTTGCAACCACAATACATACCACTCACGAAAACAATGCACCAG GTTCTGGACTCCTCGCATCCACACATTGGAATGCTGAGCGTCTCGTCTCTGTTGGGCTGATTGGTATCATACCCGCAGCCTTTTGCATTCAACATCCTGCTATGGATTATGCCTTAGCCGCTAGTCTTGTCATTCACGGTCACTG GGGAATTGAACAGGTAGTGACAGATTACGTTCACGGGGAGACGTTGCCCAAAGTAGCAAACGCAGCCCTGTTTGCTTTTTCTGCCCTCACATTCGCCGGTCTCTCATACTTCAACTACAATGATGTGGGTCTCACGAAAGCAGTGTTGATGTTATGGTCGTCTTCAACCTAA